In a single window of the Halomicroarcula saliterrae genome:
- a CDS encoding UPF0058 family protein: MHKDELLELHEQMVTIMEFFRDEMDTVDPELFDPYGELDVRPSDVHKSKSEHKHAVFVLGNALATAMSEDEFSDAGRVGKRMKELAEDAESKL; encoded by the coding sequence ATGCACAAAGACGAGCTGCTAGAGCTACACGAACAGATGGTGACCATCATGGAGTTCTTCCGTGACGAGATGGACACCGTCGACCCGGAGCTGTTCGACCCCTACGGCGAGCTGGACGTGCGCCCCTCCGACGTGCACAAATCGAAGAGCGAACACAAACACGCCGTCTTCGTCCTCGGGAACGCGCTGGCGACGGCGATGAGCGAAGACGAGTTCTCCGACGCGGGCCGCGTCGGCAAGCGGATGAAAGAGCTCGCCGAGGACGCCGAGAGCAAGCTGTAG
- the sod gene encoding superoxide dismutase, with protein MPEHSEPELPPLPYDYDALEPHISEQVLTWHHDTHHQGYVNGLESAEETLAENRESGDFGSSAGALGNVTHNGCGHYLHTLFWNNMDPNGGGEPEGDLADRIEEDFGSYEGWKGEFEAAASAAGGWALLVYDPVAKQLRNVAVDKHDQGALWGSHPILALDVWEHSYYYDYGPARGDFIDAFFEVVDWDEVAEEYSTAVGHFE; from the coding sequence ATGCCCGAACACTCAGAACCTGAACTGCCACCGCTCCCGTACGACTACGACGCCCTGGAGCCCCACATCTCCGAGCAGGTGCTCACCTGGCACCACGACACCCACCATCAGGGGTACGTAAACGGGCTCGAGTCGGCCGAGGAGACGCTGGCCGAGAACCGCGAGTCGGGGGACTTCGGCTCGTCCGCCGGTGCCCTGGGTAACGTCACCCACAACGGCTGTGGCCACTATCTCCACACGCTGTTCTGGAACAACATGGACCCCAACGGCGGCGGCGAGCCCGAGGGTGACCTCGCCGACCGCATCGAGGAGGACTTCGGCTCCTACGAAGGCTGGAAAGGCGAGTTCGAGGCCGCCGCGTCCGCTGCCGGCGGCTGGGCGCTGCTCGTGTACGACCCGGTTGCAAAGCAGCTGCGCAACGTCGCGGTCGACAAGCACGACCAGGGCGCACTCTGGGGTTCGCACCCGATTCTGGCCCTCGACGTCTGGGAGCACTCGTACTACTACGACTACGGTCCGGCCCGCGGCGACTTCATCGACGCCTTCTTCGAGGTCGTCGACTGGGACGAGGTCGCCGAGGAGTACAGCACCGCAGTCGGTCACTTCGAGTAA
- a CDS encoding ATPase — protein MKLLVAGGDRVDAGKTTFSVGLLAHTGARGFKPRAGNNYWFDHDDYERATKEGRLYGKDARRLADASPGAVRPEAINAVHRLWHPSPGPSKGILGQSPRQFVVDRVGDSAGGRPASSRPAADDADGVGEFVVNGTVDIPDSAAERLPLDAAPRVTSLPDFNDLMAVMHAEALAALGETIAAADRAVVESYGDIARPLEGFEPDAVAVVEPGRARVYDGRRYAKACEIATGGPGEGQLEERVENVVDLIDRTSAVRLPALDKETRADPEAVADAYDHAYDALLAAAFD, from the coding sequence ATGAAGCTGCTCGTGGCCGGCGGCGACCGGGTCGACGCCGGCAAGACGACCTTCTCCGTGGGGCTGCTCGCCCACACCGGCGCTCGCGGCTTCAAGCCCCGGGCGGGCAACAACTACTGGTTCGACCACGACGACTACGAGCGGGCGACGAAGGAGGGCCGACTATACGGTAAGGACGCCCGCCGGCTGGCGGACGCCTCGCCGGGTGCGGTCCGGCCCGAAGCAATCAACGCCGTCCACCGGCTCTGGCACCCGTCGCCGGGCCCCTCGAAGGGGATTCTCGGGCAGTCGCCGCGCCAGTTCGTCGTCGACCGGGTGGGCGACAGCGCGGGAGGCCGTCCCGCAAGCAGTCGGCCTGCGGCCGACGACGCGGACGGGGTCGGCGAGTTCGTCGTCAACGGCACCGTCGATATCCCCGACTCCGCCGCCGAGCGACTCCCCCTCGACGCCGCGCCGCGGGTCACGTCGCTGCCCGACTTCAACGACCTGATGGCGGTGATGCACGCCGAGGCGCTCGCGGCGCTCGGCGAGACGATCGCGGCCGCCGACCGGGCCGTCGTCGAGTCGTACGGCGACATCGCACGCCCGCTGGAGGGGTTCGAGCCCGACGCCGTCGCGGTCGTCGAGCCGGGTCGGGCGCGCGTCTACGACGGCCGCCGCTACGCGAAAGCCTGCGAAATCGCGACCGGCGGTCCCGGTGAGGGGCAACTGGAGGAGCGAGTCGAGAACGTCGTCGACCTCATCGACCGCACCAGCGCGGTCCGGCTCCCGGCCCTGGACAAAGAGACGCGCGCGGACCCCGAGGCCGTCGCCGACGCCTACGACCACGCCTACGACGCCCTGCTGGCGGCGGCCTTCGACTGA
- a CDS encoding isochorismate synthase translates to MEPLRGAESTVGETTVVTRGCRLGAGSVRLVLDTETRPRFGWATPAESIAATGAAATITAEGPSRFAEVRAAATALFDRCETPAGGLPSVARPRLFGGFAFHDGDHDGADSPWESFPGAAFFLPEVQVTARDGDRWLTTAAAGEGAADRAETRLAAWKEELADEPAVNAKRRPGIATREREPSQAAWRDQVGHALERVEQGSLQKVVLAQALRLGLQSDLSVPDVQARLAETYPDCYRFVFSPDDGATFYGATPERLVSLRGRTVRTEALAGSTGRGDTPAEDEWLAAELLDSTKDIHEHEIVAEAIRDQLEPFAASVRIGDRSVRRLATVQHLRTSITAELADDEHVLSLVEALHPTPAVGGLPPDEALRTIRETEAFDRGWYAAPIGWVDARGNGTFAVGIRSAVATERTATLFAGAGIVADSDPDREWDEVQLKYRPMLDELE, encoded by the coding sequence ATGGAACCACTGCGTGGTGCGGAGTCGACGGTCGGTGAGACGACGGTCGTCACGCGCGGGTGCCGACTCGGTGCCGGGTCGGTCCGGCTCGTCCTCGACACCGAGACGCGTCCGCGCTTTGGCTGGGCGACGCCCGCGGAATCGATTGCTGCCACCGGTGCCGCCGCCACGATAACGGCGGAGGGGCCGTCGCGGTTCGCCGAGGTCCGGGCGGCGGCCACAGCGCTTTTCGACCGCTGTGAGACGCCGGCCGGTGGGCTCCCGAGCGTGGCCCGTCCGCGGTTGTTCGGCGGGTTCGCGTTCCACGACGGCGACCACGACGGCGCGGACTCCCCCTGGGAGTCGTTCCCCGGTGCCGCCTTCTTTCTCCCCGAGGTGCAGGTGACTGCCCGCGACGGGGACCGCTGGCTGACCACCGCGGCCGCCGGCGAGGGCGCCGCCGACCGCGCCGAAACACGGCTCGCCGCGTGGAAGGAGGAGCTGGCCGACGAGCCCGCAGTGAACGCAAAGCGCAGACCGGGCATCGCGACGCGGGAGCGCGAGCCCTCGCAGGCGGCGTGGCGCGACCAGGTCGGCCACGCCCTGGAGCGCGTCGAACAGGGGAGCCTCCAGAAGGTCGTCCTCGCACAGGCACTGCGTCTCGGTCTGCAGTCCGATCTCTCGGTCCCGGACGTACAGGCCCGACTCGCCGAGACGTACCCGGACTGCTACCGGTTCGTCTTCTCGCCCGACGACGGGGCCACGTTCTACGGCGCCACGCCCGAACGGCTGGTCTCGCTGCGGGGCCGGACCGTCCGGACGGAGGCGCTCGCCGGTTCGACGGGGCGCGGCGACACCCCCGCCGAGGACGAGTGGCTGGCCGCCGAACTGCTCGACAGCACGAAAGACATCCACGAGCACGAGATCGTCGCCGAGGCTATCCGGGACCAGCTCGAACCGTTCGCGGCGTCGGTCCGCATCGGCGACCGGAGCGTCCGGCGGCTGGCGACGGTCCAGCACCTCCGGACCTCGATAACGGCCGAACTGGCCGACGACGAACACGTCCTCTCGCTGGTCGAGGCGCTCCACCCGACGCCCGCCGTGGGCGGTTTGCCCCCGGACGAGGCGCTGCGGACCATCCGCGAGACGGAGGCGTTCGACCGCGGCTGGTACGCCGCTCCCATCGGCTGGGTCGACGCCCGGGGTAACGGCACCTTCGCGGTCGGAATCCGGTCGGCTGTCGCCACCGAGCGGACGGCGACGCTCTTCGCCGGCGCGGGCATCGTCGCCGACAGCGACCCGGACCGCGAGTGGGACGAGGTACAGCTCAAATACCGGCCGATGCTCGACGAACTGGAGTAA
- the menD gene encoding 2-succinyl-5-enolpyruvyl-6-hydroxy-3-cyclohexene-1-carboxylic-acid synthase translates to MYPNVNTLWAETLVEELVAGGVEAVCVSPGSRSTPLTVACAEHPELRAFSHLDERSSAFFALGRARRTGEPTPLVCTSGTAAANFHPAVIEAAQSGVPMLLLTADRPPELTDSGANQTIDQEKLYGDSVRWYRDMPEPAAEPRKVRMLRTTVARALSNSTGSDPGPVHLNCRFRKPLEPTPVPDGHPAAVPTDWADGDRLAADGRDGPFVRTAQGTSELSAPDRSRVTAAVDAADRGLVVAGPSDGGLGPEAVEELAAATGFPVLADPLSNCRFGPHVGSVPVCGGYDGYLGSEAAADWPDPEVVLRFGASPTSKPLRHYLRDADCRQFVVDPSDGWTEATFTASDLLVADSDLTARTVAERVTEPADPVWAERFERAERVHWETVSDGLTGEYWEGGVLADVTRLAPDPATLFVSNSMPVRDLDRFGEPRTADLTVLGNRGASGIDGITSTALGAGSATDDPLVLVTGDLAYYHDMNGLLALGRCGVDATIVLVDNDGGGIFHMLPIEDHDTFESQFKTPHGLDFEPTGELYGLDFERVEGREGFVDAFEGSVGSEGTQVLSVAFDAEASHGRRDTLQRRLAEAL, encoded by the coding sequence ATGTACCCCAACGTCAACACGCTGTGGGCCGAGACGCTGGTCGAGGAACTGGTCGCCGGCGGCGTCGAGGCGGTGTGTGTCTCGCCCGGCAGCCGCTCGACGCCGCTGACAGTCGCCTGCGCGGAACATCCGGAGCTGCGGGCGTTCTCGCATCTCGACGAGCGGTCGTCGGCCTTCTTCGCGCTCGGGCGGGCCCGCCGGACCGGCGAGCCGACGCCGCTCGTCTGTACGTCCGGGACCGCGGCGGCGAACTTCCACCCCGCCGTTATCGAGGCCGCACAGTCCGGCGTCCCGATGTTGCTGCTCACCGCCGACCGCCCCCCCGAGCTCACCGACAGCGGCGCCAACCAGACCATCGACCAGGAGAAGCTCTACGGCGACTCGGTGCGCTGGTACCGCGATATGCCCGAGCCGGCGGCCGAGCCCCGGAAAGTTCGCATGCTCCGGACCACGGTGGCACGGGCGCTCTCCAACAGCACCGGCAGCGACCCCGGCCCGGTCCACCTGAACTGCCGCTTTCGCAAGCCACTGGAGCCGACACCAGTTCCCGACGGCCATCCGGCTGCCGTCCCGACAGACTGGGCCGACGGCGACCGACTGGCCGCCGACGGCCGTGACGGGCCGTTCGTCCGGACCGCACAGGGGACAAGCGAGCTCTCCGCGCCGGACCGCTCGCGAGTGACAGCCGCCGTCGACGCGGCCGACCGCGGTCTCGTCGTCGCCGGCCCATCGGACGGCGGGCTCGGCCCCGAGGCCGTCGAGGAACTGGCGGCGGCGACGGGGTTTCCCGTGCTCGCGGACCCGCTCTCGAACTGCCGCTTTGGCCCCCACGTCGGGTCGGTGCCCGTCTGTGGCGGCTACGACGGCTATCTCGGGAGCGAGGCCGCGGCCGACTGGCCCGACCCGGAAGTCGTCCTGCGATTTGGAGCCTCCCCCACGTCGAAGCCCCTGCGCCACTACCTCCGGGACGCCGACTGCCGGCAGTTCGTCGTCGACCCGAGTGACGGGTGGACGGAGGCGACCTTCACGGCCTCGGACCTGCTGGTGGCCGACTCCGACCTGACCGCACGAACCGTCGCCGAACGCGTCACCGAGCCCGCTGACCCGGTCTGGGCCGAGCGATTCGAGCGCGCAGAGCGCGTCCACTGGGAGACGGTCTCGGACGGGCTCACGGGAGAGTACTGGGAGGGCGGGGTGCTGGCAGACGTGACCCGATTGGCCCCCGACCCCGCGACGCTGTTCGTCTCCAACAGCATGCCGGTCAGGGACCTGGACCGCTTCGGCGAGCCGCGGACGGCCGACCTCACCGTTCTGGGCAACCGCGGCGCCAGCGGCATCGACGGTATCACCTCGACGGCGCTGGGCGCGGGGAGCGCGACCGACGACCCGCTGGTGCTCGTCACCGGCGACCTGGCGTACTACCACGACATGAACGGGCTGCTCGCGCTCGGCCGCTGTGGCGTGGACGCCACCATCGTCCTCGTCGACAACGACGGCGGCGGCATCTTCCACATGCTGCCCATCGAGGACCACGACACCTTCGAGTCGCAGTTCAAGACGCCCCACGGGCTCGACTTCGAGCCGACCGGTGAGCTCTACGGACTCGACTTCGAGCGCGTCGAGGGCCGCGAGGGGTTCGTCGACGCGTTCGAGGGGTCCGTGGGGAGCGAGGGGACACAGGTGCTCTCGGTCGCGTTCGACGCCGAAGCGAGCCACGGGCGCCGCGACACACTCCAGCGACGACTCGCCGAGGCGCTCTAG
- a CDS encoding enoyl-CoA hydratase/isomerase family protein has protein sequence MTEDAVLLTVEDGVATVTLNRPDERNALAEPTAARLVERFDAIADSDARCVVVRGAGSAFCAGGDIGAMVEGVASEAPPADRMTFVTAIQDAVETVHDCRLPVVAAIDGPAFGAGAGLALACDIQLASPDAKIGFGFRRVGLAVDSGVSYFLPRVVGPNKAKELVFTGELLDADTARELGLFTRLFEAESFEAGVENIVATIAEGPTVALSQAKQLIDRGAASTVEEALDREATAQGVAFTTADHEEGTTAFMAQREPEFEGR, from the coding sequence ATGACCGAGGATGCCGTACTGCTGACCGTCGAGGACGGTGTCGCGACCGTCACGCTGAACCGACCCGACGAGCGCAACGCCCTGGCGGAGCCGACGGCCGCGCGGCTCGTCGAGCGGTTCGACGCTATCGCCGACAGCGACGCCCGCTGTGTCGTCGTCCGCGGGGCCGGTTCGGCGTTCTGTGCCGGCGGGGACATCGGCGCGATGGTCGAGGGGGTGGCCAGTGAGGCCCCCCCTGCCGACCGGATGACGTTCGTCACGGCGATTCAGGACGCCGTCGAGACGGTCCACGACTGTCGGCTCCCCGTCGTGGCGGCCATCGACGGGCCGGCCTTCGGTGCCGGCGCCGGGCTGGCACTGGCCTGTGATATACAGCTCGCCAGTCCCGACGCGAAGATCGGCTTTGGCTTCCGTCGGGTCGGGCTCGCCGTCGACTCGGGCGTCTCCTACTTCCTTCCCAGAGTCGTCGGGCCGAACAAGGCCAAGGAGCTGGTGTTTACCGGGGAGCTACTGGACGCGGATACGGCCCGCGAGCTGGGTCTCTTCACGCGGCTGTTCGAGGCCGAATCCTTCGAGGCCGGCGTCGAGAACATCGTGGCGACTATCGCCGAGGGCCCGACCGTCGCGCTCTCACAGGCCAAACAGCTCATCGACCGGGGCGCCGCCTCGACCGTCGAGGAAGCGCTGGACCGGGAGGCGACCGCACAGGGGGTCGCGTTCACCACGGCGGACCACGAGGAGGGGACCACGGCGTTCATGGCACAGCGAGAGCCGGAGTTCGAGGGACGCTGA
- a CDS encoding DUF5827 family protein, translating into MPARKTEFDDVRSFDLYEPADVLDPELLYTIPELARLLQGLPADAELSDFNESVFIDWAIPWMIYNQEALVFAEPDDDEVVGLYGLADE; encoded by the coding sequence ATGCCTGCACGGAAAACGGAGTTCGACGACGTCCGCTCGTTCGACCTGTACGAGCCCGCGGACGTGCTCGACCCGGAGCTGCTGTACACGATTCCAGAACTGGCGCGACTGCTGCAGGGCCTCCCGGCCGACGCGGAGCTCTCCGACTTCAACGAGTCGGTGTTCATCGACTGGGCCATCCCGTGGATGATATACAACCAGGAGGCCCTCGTCTTCGCCGAACCGGACGACGACGAAGTCGTCGGGCTCTACGGCCTCGCCGACGAATGA
- a CDS encoding cryptochrome/photolyase family protein, with protein MRLHWHRRDLRAADNAGLARASADNPALPVFVFDSDVLAHAGPPRVAFMLDALSRLREWYRERDSDLVVARGDPREVLPELAADYGADRVSWGKDYSGLARERDAAVRRALDDAAIAREAVQNAVLHEPGEITTNDGDPYSVFTYFGRKWQDREKAAPYDPPAADELVTVTDDTDLPTLDALGFDEPEADIPPAGTGPARELLDAFLDDGVYSYEERRDYPADGNTSRLSAHLKYGTIGIREVYEGTAEARDAVEPGSERDESVAEFQSQLAWREFYTQVLFANPNVVTRNYKEYEHPIQWNDDPEALQAWKDGETGYPIVDAGMRQLREEAFMHNRVRMIVASFLTKDLLIDWREGYDWFREKLVDHDTGNDNGGWQWAASTGTDAQPYFRIFNPMTQGERYDPDAEYIKRYVPELRDAGAEIIHEWHEASLTQRRSAAPDYPDPIVDHSERREEAIEMFEVARGDD; from the coding sequence ATGCGCCTCCACTGGCACCGGCGGGACCTCAGAGCGGCGGACAACGCGGGACTGGCCCGCGCGAGCGCTGACAACCCCGCCCTTCCGGTGTTCGTCTTCGACAGCGACGTGCTCGCTCACGCCGGCCCGCCGCGGGTCGCGTTCATGCTCGACGCGCTCTCGCGGCTGCGAGAGTGGTACCGCGAGCGCGACAGCGACCTCGTCGTCGCCCGCGGCGACCCCCGTGAGGTCCTGCCCGAACTGGCGGCCGACTACGGCGCCGACCGGGTGAGCTGGGGGAAAGACTACTCCGGCCTCGCCCGCGAGCGCGACGCCGCCGTCCGCCGGGCCCTCGACGACGCCGCTATCGCCCGCGAAGCGGTACAGAACGCCGTGCTCCACGAGCCCGGCGAGATAACCACCAACGACGGCGACCCCTACAGCGTCTTCACCTACTTCGGCCGGAAGTGGCAGGACCGGGAGAAGGCGGCCCCGTACGACCCCCCGGCCGCCGACGAGCTGGTGACCGTGACCGACGACACCGACCTCCCGACGCTGGACGCGCTGGGCTTCGACGAGCCCGAGGCCGACATCCCCCCGGCTGGGACGGGACCCGCCCGCGAGCTCCTCGATGCCTTCCTCGACGACGGCGTCTACAGCTACGAGGAGCGCCGCGACTACCCCGCCGACGGCAACACGTCGCGGCTCTCGGCCCATCTGAAGTACGGCACCATCGGTATCCGGGAGGTGTACGAGGGCACCGCCGAGGCCCGGGACGCGGTCGAGCCCGGGAGCGAGCGCGACGAGTCCGTCGCCGAGTTCCAGTCCCAGCTCGCCTGGCGGGAGTTCTACACGCAGGTCCTCTTTGCGAACCCGAACGTCGTGACTCGGAACTACAAGGAGTACGAGCACCCCATTCAGTGGAACGACGACCCCGAGGCGCTGCAGGCCTGGAAGGACGGCGAGACGGGCTACCCCATCGTCGACGCCGGGATGCGACAGCTCCGCGAGGAGGCGTTCATGCACAACCGCGTGCGGATGATCGTCGCCTCGTTCCTGACGAAGGACCTGCTCATCGACTGGCGGGAGGGGTACGACTGGTTCCGCGAGAAGCTGGTCGACCACGACACCGGAAACGACAACGGCGGCTGGCAGTGGGCCGCCTCCACCGGGACCGACGCCCAGCCCTACTTCCGCATCTTCAACCCGATGACACAGGGCGAGCGCTACGACCCGGACGCGGAGTACATCAAGCGCTACGTGCCGGAGTTGCGGGACGCCGGGGCCGAGATAATCCACGAGTGGCACGAGGCGTCGCTGACCCAGCGGCGGTCGGCCGCGCCCGACTATCCCGACCCCATCGTGGACCACAGCGAGCGGCGGGAGGAAGCTATCGAGATGTTCGAGGTAGCGAGGGGCGACGACTGA
- a CDS encoding SDR family oxidoreductase: MSQLLTNETAVVTGGASGIGRRIALTFADHGADVVVADVRETPREGGEPTHEQITTETDQTAVFVECDVTERADLEAAVDAAEDLGGLDIMVNNAGVHSETPFLEITEEEYDHLMDINVKGVFFGAQVAGERLTENDEGGTIINMASLAADRGASYQTIYSASKGAVKSLTYALADYFGGHGVRVNAIKPSFTETQMLAQGGMGEGETGKHLQEAVLGATPAGRFGQPEEIANVALFLASDLSSYVNGESILVDGGLGNT, encoded by the coding sequence ATGAGTCAACTACTCACAAACGAGACGGCCGTCGTGACGGGCGGAGCGAGTGGGATCGGCCGTAGGATCGCGTTGACGTTTGCCGATCACGGTGCCGATGTCGTCGTCGCCGATGTCCGCGAAACGCCACGAGAAGGCGGCGAGCCGACACACGAGCAGATCACGACCGAGACCGACCAAACGGCGGTCTTCGTCGAGTGCGATGTGACCGAGCGAGCGGATTTGGAAGCCGCCGTTGACGCTGCCGAAGATCTCGGTGGCCTCGATATCATGGTCAACAATGCAGGCGTTCACAGTGAGACCCCGTTCCTCGAAATTACGGAAGAGGAATACGATCACCTCATGGACATAAATGTCAAAGGCGTCTTTTTCGGGGCGCAGGTCGCTGGCGAACGACTGACCGAAAACGACGAAGGAGGGACGATCATCAACATGGCAAGCCTCGCGGCAGACCGTGGGGCGTCTTACCAGACGATATATTCTGCTTCGAAAGGGGCAGTGAAATCACTGACCTACGCGCTGGCTGACTACTTCGGTGGTCATGGGGTTCGCGTCAACGCGATCAAACCAAGTTTCACCGAGACGCAAATGTTAGCCCAGGGGGGAATGGGAGAAGGCGAAACTGGCAAGCACCTCCAAGAGGCGGTGCTGGGTGCGACGCCCGCCGGTCGCTTCGGCCAACCCGAAGAAATCGCCAATGTGGCGCTGTTTCTCGCCAGTGACTTGAGTTCCTACGTCAACGGTGAGTCGATCTTAGTTGACGGGGGGCTCGGGAATACCTGA
- a CDS encoding ribbon-helix-helix domain-containing protein: protein MPKVEINIPEHLEMQIAQLVEQGEFLNREEAIEDLLATGLKAYKTSGPTDEDDEPGFEEEDGMMGHDDEYVF from the coding sequence ATGCCAAAGGTAGAGATCAATATCCCTGAGCACCTCGAAATGCAGATCGCTCAGCTGGTCGAGCAAGGCGAGTTCCTCAATCGTGAGGAGGCCATCGAGGACCTCCTCGCGACCGGGCTGAAGGCGTACAAGACCTCCGGTCCGACGGACGAAGACGACGAACCGGGCTTCGAAGAAGAAGACGGGATGATGGGGCACGACGACGAGTACGTGTTCTGA
- a CDS encoding 1,4-dihydroxy-2-naphthoyl-CoA synthase, with translation MVSEIFDPDRWEAVDRFDFSDITYHRSTETGAVRVAFDRPEKRNAFRPETVDELSTALDHAKRLTDVGCVIVTGNGPSEKDGGWAFCSGGDQSIRGESGYEYQADEDSESRSDSGRPSGERGDPRDVGDEDAPENVGRLHILEVQRQIRHIPKPVVAVVPGWAVGGGHSLHVVCDLTLASEEHAKFLQTDPDVGSFDGGFGSAYLARQIGQKKAREVFFLGKTYSAEEAADMGMVNDVVPHDDLEDEAIDWARRMNEKSPTAMRMLKYAFNLDSDGMVGQQVFAGEATRLAYMTDEAQEGRDAFNEGREPDFDDVPWHY, from the coding sequence ATGGTCTCAGAGATTTTCGACCCGGACCGGTGGGAGGCCGTCGACCGGTTCGACTTCAGCGACATCACCTACCACCGCTCGACGGAGACGGGCGCGGTCCGCGTCGCGTTCGACCGCCCGGAGAAGCGCAACGCGTTCCGGCCGGAGACGGTGGACGAACTGTCGACGGCGCTCGACCACGCCAAACGGCTCACCGACGTGGGCTGTGTCATCGTCACCGGGAACGGCCCCTCCGAGAAGGACGGCGGCTGGGCCTTTTGCTCGGGCGGCGACCAGTCGATTCGGGGCGAGAGCGGGTACGAGTATCAGGCGGACGAGGACAGCGAGTCGCGGAGCGACTCGGGACGGCCGAGCGGGGAGCGGGGCGACCCGCGAGACGTCGGCGACGAGGACGCACCGGAGAACGTCGGCCGCCTCCACATCCTCGAAGTCCAGCGCCAGATTCGCCACATCCCGAAACCCGTCGTCGCCGTCGTCCCCGGCTGGGCCGTCGGCGGCGGGCACTCGCTGCACGTGGTCTGTGACCTCACGCTCGCCAGCGAGGAGCACGCGAAGTTCCTCCAGACCGACCCCGACGTGGGCAGTTTCGACGGCGGCTTCGGTTCGGCGTATCTCGCGCGCCAGATCGGCCAGAAGAAAGCCCGCGAGGTGTTCTTCCTCGGGAAGACCTACAGCGCCGAGGAGGCCGCCGACATGGGGATGGTCAACGACGTCGTCCCCCACGACGACCTCGAAGACGAGGCCATCGACTGGGCCCGGCGGATGAACGAGAAGTCGCCCACGGCGATGCGGATGCTGAAGTACGCCTTCAACCTCGATTCGGACGGGATGGTCGGCCAGCAGGTGTTCGCCGGGGAGGCGACGCGGCTGGCGTACATGACCGACGAGGCTCAGGAGGGACGGGACGCGTTCAACGAGGGCCGCGAGCCCGACTTCGACGACGTGCCCTGGCACTACTGA
- a CDS encoding J domain-containing protein, which produces MTESFYDVLGVAEDATTDEIESAYRERLKETHPDVSDDDDAGQETKTLIEARDVLVDEDERARYDRLGHGAYVGNGAPSPSEAAAGASQTDADGDGQTGGNRAGAADSGSQSRSRREKRASERVRQERRRAREARQRRRQAAEDARTDDAATSARANTTEPTAEHDTGSAGSRRAGATDPTSGTATGNTYSVREDVATTTSHGPLLPQGQELTLLGIFFALYPVLLFSALLPAFPSFVNVVLGACTLLTIIYLQSMPRVALCLFGGWSGISLVGLAVFGFGYLSVVGLVVLIGTVLPFGFSVLTASALRY; this is translated from the coding sequence ATGACCGAGAGCTTCTACGACGTGCTCGGCGTCGCCGAAGACGCGACGACCGACGAAATAGAGTCCGCCTACCGGGAGCGGCTCAAGGAGACCCATCCCGACGTGAGTGACGACGACGACGCGGGCCAGGAGACGAAGACGCTCATCGAGGCCCGCGACGTGCTCGTCGACGAGGACGAACGGGCACGCTACGACCGTCTCGGTCACGGCGCCTACGTCGGGAACGGCGCGCCATCGCCGAGCGAGGCGGCTGCCGGGGCGAGCCAGACGGACGCCGACGGGGACGGACAGACTGGTGGCAACCGGGCGGGCGCGGCCGATAGCGGGAGCCAGAGCCGCAGCCGGCGGGAAAAGCGGGCGAGCGAGCGCGTCCGACAGGAACGCCGGCGGGCGCGGGAGGCGCGGCAGCGACGTCGACAGGCCGCCGAGGACGCGCGGACCGACGACGCGGCGACGTCCGCGAGGGCGAATACGACTGAACCCACAGCCGAGCACGACACGGGGTCGGCAGGGAGCCGACGAGCAGGGGCCACCGACCCGACGAGCGGGACCGCGACCGGCAACACCTACAGCGTCCGGGAGGACGTCGCCACGACGACGAGCCACGGACCGCTGTTGCCCCAAGGCCAGGAGCTCACACTGCTTGGCATCTTCTTCGCGCTCTACCCCGTTCTGCTGTTCTCCGCGCTGCTCCCGGCGTTCCCGTCGTTCGTCAACGTCGTCCTCGGGGCGTGTACGCTGTTGACGATAATCTACCTCCAGTCGATGCCCCGTGTCGCGCTGTGTCTGTTCGGCGGCTGGAGCGGTATCAGCCTCGTGGGGCTGGCGGTGTTCGGCTTCGGCTACCTCTCGGTCGTCGGGCTCGTCGTCCTTATCGGGACTGTCCTCCCCTTCGGGTTCTCGGTGTTGACGGCCTCGGCGCTGCGGTACTAG